A DNA window from Zingiber officinale cultivar Zhangliang chromosome 3A, Zo_v1.1, whole genome shotgun sequence contains the following coding sequences:
- the LOC122052969 gene encoding kanadaptin-like — MKVPMGPPPPRNPNPTLENSNGEPPLAQHSQFSANQEGACAAESAVPESEANPSSSSETTGTGPEVKIVEKPSPSVSSSCSFGSQSDKLPVPYSIPTWSEPPGHPFLLEVLKDGIIIEQLDVSQKGAYMFGRVDLCDFVLEHPTISRFHAVLQFKKDEVLLYDLGSTHGTFVNKVQIKKKVYTAVHVGDVLRFGL, encoded by the exons ATGAAGGTTCCCATGGGTCCTCCCCCTCCTCGAAACCCAAACCCTACCCTCGAGAACTCTAATGGCGAGCCTCCTCTTGCCCAGCACTCGCAGTTCAGTGCGAATCAGGAGGGAGCTTGCGCAGCGGAGTCCGCCGTTCCGGAATCTGAAGCAAACCCCAGCTCTTCTTCGGAGACCACTGGTACCGGGCCTGAAGTGAAGATTGTTGAGAAACCGAGCCCTAGtgtttcttcctcttgctccttCGGATCTCAAAGCGACAAACTACCCGTTCCTTACTCGATCCCAACGTGGAGCGAACCTCCTGGGCACCCTTTCCTCCTTGAGGTCCTTAAGGATGGTATCATCATCGAGCAACTGGACGT GTCTCAAAAAGGGGCATATATGTTTGGACGTGTTGATCTATGTGATTTTGTGCTGGAACATCCAACAATTTCCCGGTTCCACGCAG TTTTGCAGTTTAAGAAGGATGAAGTTTTGCTGTACGATCTTGGTAGTACACATGGGACATTTGTCAACAAAGTCCAG ataaagaaaaaagtCTACACAGCAGTGCATGTTGGCGATGTTCTCCGATTTGGTTTGTAA